The following proteins are encoded in a genomic region of Streptomyces gobiensis:
- a CDS encoding GNAT family N-acetyltransferase has translation MVRVNWTIAPAPVDGPEAFDMLRSYYADIVGRYYGRAATEREVAEAMADEPSGVLAPPTGEFLFARQDGEPVGCAGVRLLEPEIAELARVFVRPGRRGAGGGAALLAAAEKAARGLGAVVVRLDTRRDLVEARAMYARHGYAEIPPYHDGPYADHFFEKRLTGVR, from the coding sequence ATGGTCCGTGTGAACTGGACGATTGCCCCTGCACCCGTCGACGGCCCCGAGGCCTTCGACATGCTTCGCTCCTACTACGCGGATATCGTCGGCCGCTACTACGGGCGTGCCGCGACCGAGCGGGAGGTCGCCGAGGCGATGGCCGATGAGCCCAGCGGAGTTCTGGCCCCGCCCACCGGGGAGTTCCTGTTCGCCCGGCAGGACGGCGAGCCTGTCGGGTGCGCTGGGGTGCGGCTGCTTGAGCCGGAAATCGCCGAGTTGGCCCGGGTGTTCGTCCGGCCGGGACGGCGCGGTGCCGGGGGTGGTGCGGCGCTGCTTGCCGCTGCGGAGAAGGCGGCCCGGGGGCTGGGTGCGGTGGTGGTGCGGCTGGATACCCGGCGGGATCTTGTGGAGGCGCGGGCGATGTACGCCCGGCATGGGTACGCCGAGATCCCGCCGTACCATGACGGCCCCTACGCGGATCACTTCTTCGAGAAGCGGCTCACAGGCGTTCGATGA
- a CDS encoding alkaline phosphatase D family protein: MKLNRRDLLKAAGAAGALGVVWPLSAGLSPAQAREAAEALGADYDPAPFTLGVGSGDPMPTGVVLWTRLAPEPFAEQQPLAEVVEVGWVVAEDRELRKVVARGTTSASATLGHSVHVPVGGLRAGRHYWYAFTALGKTSRVGRTKTAAVGAVPKVRFAAANCQAFHDGYYAAFRGIAREELDFVVHLGDYIYEHGPVGGDHVRDHNGPPTFTLADYRKRHALYKGDASLREAHAAHPWFLTWDDHEVVNDYSSSGEGAPLLKRRAAAYQAWYEHMPHRDGGESALPDPVIHRARRWGDLLELTVLDLRSYRSAQNLPDGTILGGGQKGWLKQGIDRAPDAWHCWANSIMLSQLRSRPGGSYMFTDQWDGFLAERKEVLSYAHDAGLEDLVVITGDWHSAFVDDVRPDYDDVSSPVIGTEFTAHSVTSGAYSAEWNKTNGPLMGKGNPHLQYFEGNRYGYDVYEVTPERWSTHMRVIGDRRDPHSPVSTLTTFHVDRGTVGAYEDPATKDSPAQYRRD, translated from the coding sequence ATGAAGCTCAATCGACGTGACCTGCTCAAGGCGGCGGGAGCCGCAGGCGCACTGGGTGTCGTCTGGCCGCTGAGCGCCGGGCTGTCCCCGGCCCAGGCCCGGGAGGCCGCCGAGGCGCTGGGCGCCGACTATGACCCGGCGCCGTTCACGCTCGGGGTGGGCTCGGGGGACCCGATGCCCACAGGGGTGGTGCTGTGGACGCGGCTCGCGCCCGAACCGTTCGCCGAACAGCAGCCGCTGGCGGAGGTTGTTGAGGTCGGCTGGGTGGTGGCCGAGGACCGGGAGCTGCGCAAGGTGGTCGCCCGGGGCACCACCTCCGCGTCGGCGACGCTTGGGCACAGCGTGCATGTGCCGGTCGGCGGGCTGCGCGCGGGACGGCACTACTGGTACGCGTTCACGGCGCTCGGGAAGACCAGCCGGGTGGGCAGGACGAAGACGGCTGCGGTCGGAGCGGTGCCCAAGGTACGGTTCGCCGCTGCCAACTGCCAGGCTTTCCATGATGGTTATTACGCGGCGTTTCGGGGGATCGCGCGTGAGGAGCTGGACTTCGTCGTCCATCTGGGGGATTACATCTACGAGCACGGTCCGGTCGGCGGTGATCATGTCCGTGATCACAATGGGCCGCCGACCTTTACCCTCGCCGATTACCGGAAGCGGCACGCGCTCTATAAGGGCGATGCGTCGCTGCGCGAGGCGCATGCCGCTCATCCGTGGTTCCTGACCTGGGACGACCATGAGGTGGTCAATGACTACAGCAGCAGCGGTGAAGGCGCGCCCCTGCTGAAGCGCCGGGCGGCCGCGTATCAGGCCTGGTATGAGCACATGCCACACCGTGACGGTGGCGAGTCGGCGCTGCCCGATCCGGTCATCCACCGGGCCCGCCGCTGGGGCGATCTGCTGGAGCTGACCGTGCTGGATCTGCGCTCGTACCGGTCGGCGCAGAATCTGCCGGACGGCACGATCCTGGGTGGCGGGCAGAAGGGCTGGCTCAAGCAGGGCATCGACCGGGCCCCGGACGCCTGGCACTGCTGGGCCAACTCGATCATGCTCAGTCAGCTGCGGTCGCGGCCGGGTGGCTCATATATGTTCACCGATCAGTGGGATGGCTTCCTGGCGGAGCGGAAGGAAGTGCTGAGCTACGCGCATGACGCCGGGCTGGAGGATCTGGTGGTGATCACCGGGGACTGGCACTCGGCGTTTGTCGACGACGTCCGGCCGGATTATGACGATGTCTCGTCGCCCGTGATCGGGACGGAATTCACCGCCCATTCGGTGACATCCGGGGCGTACAGCGCGGAGTGGAACAAGACCAACGGTCCGCTGATGGGTAAGGGCAATCCGCATCTGCAGTACTTCGAGGGCAATCGCTACGGCTACGACGTGTACGAGGTCACCCCGGAACGTTGGTCCACCCATATGCGGGTGATCGGCGACCGGCGGGACCCGCACTCGCCGGTGTCCACCCTGACCACGTTCCACGTGGACCGGGGCACAGTGGGCGCGTACGAGGACCCGGCGACGAAGGACTCCCCGGCGCAGTACCGGCGCGACTGA
- a CDS encoding SDR family oxidoreductase, with translation MEGRVVVVTGGGRGLGRAHALAFAREGAKVVVNDLGVALDGGTDAVSPAEQVAGEIRELGGEAVVSRDDIADGEGAARLVRTALEAFGRLDTLVNNAGFLRDRMLVNLGEEDWDAVIRVHLRGHFLPMKHAAAHWRAEAKAGRMPQARIVNTSSGAGLLGSVGQGNYAAAKAGIAALTLVSAAEFGRYGVTVNAIAPAARTRMTERTFADTMAAPGEGFDAMAPENVSPLVVYLGSAASHGITGRVFEVEAGRVTVMDGWRRAAQADKGARWEPEELDATVRELLAKSPDPEAVYGT, from the coding sequence ATGGAAGGTCGGGTTGTTGTTGTTACTGGGGGAGGGCGGGGGCTTGGGCGGGCGCATGCGCTTGCGTTCGCGCGGGAAGGGGCGAAGGTCGTCGTCAACGATCTCGGGGTCGCTCTGGACGGGGGTACGGACGCGGTCAGCCCGGCTGAGCAGGTCGCCGGGGAGATACGGGAGCTGGGCGGGGAAGCTGTCGTATCGCGGGATGACATCGCGGACGGCGAGGGCGCGGCCCGCCTCGTCCGCACCGCGCTGGAGGCGTTCGGGCGGCTGGACACGCTGGTCAACAACGCTGGGTTTCTGCGGGACCGGATGCTGGTCAACCTGGGGGAGGAGGACTGGGACGCCGTCATCCGAGTGCATTTGAGAGGGCACTTCCTTCCCATGAAGCACGCCGCCGCGCACTGGCGGGCGGAGGCGAAGGCGGGGCGTATGCCGCAAGCCCGGATCGTCAACACCAGCTCGGGGGCCGGCCTGCTGGGCAGCGTCGGGCAGGGCAACTACGCCGCCGCCAAAGCCGGGATCGCAGCGCTGACGCTGGTCTCGGCGGCGGAGTTCGGGCGGTACGGGGTCACGGTCAACGCCATCGCACCCGCTGCCCGGACGCGGATGACGGAGCGGACGTTCGCCGACACGATGGCCGCGCCGGGCGAGGGGTTCGACGCGATGGCACCGGAGAACGTCTCACCGCTGGTCGTCTACCTCGGATCGGCGGCATCGCACGGAATCACAGGCCGGGTCTTCGAGGTGGAGGCGGGAAGGGTGACCGTCATGGACGGCTGGCGCCGCGCCGCGCAGGCGGACAAGGGCGCCCGCTGGGAGCCGGAAGAGCTGGACGCCACGGTGCGCGAGCTCCTTGCCAAGTCCCCGGACCCGGAGGCTGTTTACGGAACGTGA
- a CDS encoding cellulase family glycosylhydrolase, with the protein MRVGWSATLVAMALVLGLAAPAPAVVGEIPRLTDERGRTLTLRGWNVEDKSGRGADALAAITEKHFRDMSAQGFNFARLLVFWDDLEPRQGAYSERYLRKIERVLGWAHTYRIRVVLDAHQDVYGPAFGRHRGVPEWATRTDGLPYEPNPDDWFSEYFQPAVQAAFEHLYEDDDLRRAQARMWGVLAERFAGHPAVLGYDLMNEPMGKLREGEDLPTAARRIEAEQLTPMYNRLAKAVRRHDRDSWLFIEPTPIVGEGVPTGLGKIDDPKVVYAPHLYNTAMEGGADYDPDAGWLEAYEAAVARYPREHGVPVVIGEWGPLHSDQPNMGRFYADVLASMGRYSSGWAGYVWCYGGGYCAVGEDGRWRTNKGATARPYAPAVAGTVRTDDYDPATGVYQLTYEPGQLGVTELSLPPSPDGWRIDVQGAALAWPRSVPAGQRGTVTVLAAVRAGLPVTVTAR; encoded by the coding sequence ATGCGGGTCGGTTGGAGTGCGACGCTTGTTGCCATGGCGCTGGTGCTGGGGTTAGCCGCACCGGCGCCCGCTGTGGTGGGGGAGATACCCCGGCTCACCGATGAGCGGGGGCGGACGCTCACCTTGCGGGGCTGGAATGTGGAGGACAAGTCGGGGCGGGGAGCGGACGCGCTCGCTGCGATTACCGAGAAGCACTTCCGGGATATGTCGGCGCAGGGGTTCAACTTCGCCCGGTTGCTGGTCTTCTGGGATGATCTGGAGCCCCGGCAGGGCGCGTACAGCGAGCGGTATCTGCGGAAGATCGAGCGGGTGCTGGGCTGGGCCCATACGTACCGGATCAGGGTGGTGCTTGACGCGCATCAGGATGTCTACGGGCCAGCATTCGGTCGGCATCGGGGCGTTCCGGAATGGGCTACCCGGACTGATGGGCTGCCGTATGAGCCGAATCCGGATGACTGGTTCTCGGAGTACTTTCAGCCCGCCGTGCAGGCCGCTTTTGAGCATCTCTATGAAGATGACGATTTGCGGCGGGCGCAGGCGCGGATGTGGGGGGTGCTTGCCGAGCGGTTCGCTGGACACCCCGCCGTTCTCGGCTACGACCTGATGAATGAGCCGATGGGCAAGCTCCGGGAGGGCGAGGATCTGCCGACCGCCGCACGCCGGATCGAAGCGGAGCAGCTGACCCCGATGTATAACCGCCTGGCGAAAGCGGTGCGCCGGCATGACCGGGACAGCTGGCTGTTCATCGAGCCCACCCCGATCGTTGGTGAGGGTGTGCCCACCGGGCTGGGAAAGATCGACGACCCGAAGGTGGTGTATGCGCCGCATCTTTACAACACGGCGATGGAGGGTGGCGCGGACTACGACCCCGATGCGGGCTGGCTTGAGGCGTATGAGGCTGCGGTTGCGCGGTATCCGAGGGAACACGGCGTCCCTGTGGTGATTGGCGAGTGGGGGCCGTTGCATAGCGACCAGCCCAATATGGGGCGGTTTTATGCTGATGTTCTGGCGTCCATGGGGCGTTACAGCTCTGGGTGGGCGGGCTATGTGTGGTGCTACGGCGGGGGATACTGCGCGGTGGGGGAGGACGGTCGCTGGCGTACCAATAAGGGGGCAACGGCCCGGCCGTACGCGCCTGCCGTCGCGGGTACCGTCCGTACGGACGACTATGACCCCGCGACGGGCGTCTACCAGCTGACTTATGAGCCGGGCCAACTTGGCGTCACTGAGCTGTCCTTGCCGCCGTCCCCTGATGGCTGGCGGATCGACGTACAGGGCGCCGCGCTGGCCTGGCCCCGGAGCGTACCGGCTGGGCAGCGTGGCACGGTGACGGTGCTCGCGGCAGTGCGGGCCGGTCTCCCCGTGACGGTGACTGCCCGCTGA
- a CDS encoding zinc-binding dehydrogenase produces MFAAYAARIDRDQPLNGLELGERPEPDVPPGWTTVNVKAASLNHHDLWSLRGVGLGEESLPMILGCDAAGVDADGNEVVLHSVIGQTGHGVGPREPRSILTEKYQGTFAERVAVPQWNVLPKPKELSFAEAACLPTAWLTAYRMLFTNAGVRPGDSVLVQGAGGGVATAAIVLGAAAGLRVFVTSRDEAKRARAVELGAEEAFESGTRLPQRVDAVIETVGAATWSHSVKSLKPGGTLVISGATSGPNPPAAELNRIFFLELKVVGSTMGTKEELAGLLSFCAAKDVRPVIDSTLPLDRAREGFEKMATGDLFGKVVLTV; encoded by the coding sequence ATGTTTGCTGCTTACGCCGCCCGCATCGATCGGGATCAGCCGCTGAATGGACTGGAGCTTGGGGAGCGCCCGGAGCCGGACGTTCCGCCCGGCTGGACCACCGTCAACGTCAAGGCGGCCTCGCTCAACCATCACGATCTGTGGTCGTTGCGCGGGGTCGGCCTTGGCGAGGAGTCGCTGCCGATGATCCTTGGCTGTGACGCGGCCGGGGTGGACGCCGACGGCAACGAGGTCGTGCTCCACTCCGTGATCGGACAGACCGGGCATGGGGTGGGGCCGCGCGAGCCACGGTCGATTCTCACCGAGAAGTATCAGGGGACCTTCGCCGAGCGGGTGGCGGTGCCGCAGTGGAATGTGCTGCCGAAGCCGAAGGAGCTGTCGTTCGCGGAGGCCGCCTGCCTGCCGACGGCCTGGCTGACCGCGTACCGGATGCTGTTCACCAACGCCGGGGTACGCCCCGGGGACAGCGTGCTGGTTCAGGGCGCCGGCGGCGGCGTGGCCACCGCGGCGATTGTGCTGGGCGCGGCGGCCGGGCTGCGGGTCTTCGTCACCAGCCGGGACGAGGCCAAGCGGGCGCGGGCCGTGGAGCTGGGTGCCGAAGAGGCCTTTGAGAGCGGGACGCGGCTGCCGCAGCGGGTGGACGCGGTGATTGAGACGGTGGGCGCCGCGACGTGGTCGCACTCGGTGAAATCGCTGAAGCCGGGCGGGACGTTGGTGATCTCTGGGGCGACCAGTGGGCCCAATCCGCCCGCCGCTGAGCTGAACCGGATTTTCTTCCTGGAGCTGAAGGTCGTCGGCTCGACGATGGGCACCAAGGAGGAGCTGGCCGGTCTGTTGAGCTTTTGTGCGGCGAAGGATGTGCGGCCTGTGATCGACTCCACGTTGCCGCTGGACCGGGCGCGGGAGGGGTTCGAGAAGATGGCGACCGGCGACCTCTTCGGCAAGGTCGTCCTCACGGTCTGA
- a CDS encoding CoA-transferase subunit beta, with amino-acid sequence MITRAEYCVIACAEAWRGDGEILAAPMGTIPRLGALLARRTFSSDLLMTDGEALLIGPDGQSVEGWLPYRKHLAMVAGGKRHVMMGASQLDRYGNQNISCIGDWSRPTRQLLGSRGAPINTLNNPVSYWVPRHSPRVFVEQVDMVSGVGYRRAAEAGPSATRFHELRRIVTDLAVLDFDTPDHRIRIASVHPGVTAEHVRTQTGFDLCLPPDIPYTRDPTPAELHLIREVIDPDTTRNREVKP; translated from the coding sequence ATGATCACCCGGGCCGAGTACTGTGTGATCGCCTGCGCCGAAGCCTGGCGCGGCGACGGCGAGATCCTGGCCGCCCCCATGGGCACCATCCCCCGCCTGGGCGCGCTGCTGGCCCGGCGCACCTTCAGCTCCGACCTGCTGATGACCGACGGCGAAGCGCTGCTCATCGGCCCGGACGGGCAGAGCGTCGAGGGGTGGCTGCCGTACCGTAAGCATCTGGCGATGGTCGCGGGCGGCAAACGGCACGTCATGATGGGCGCCAGCCAGCTCGACCGGTACGGCAACCAGAACATCTCCTGTATCGGCGATTGGTCCCGGCCCACCCGCCAGCTGCTCGGTTCCCGTGGTGCGCCCATCAACACCCTCAACAACCCGGTGTCGTACTGGGTGCCACGGCACTCCCCCCGGGTCTTCGTCGAGCAGGTCGACATGGTGAGCGGCGTCGGCTACCGGCGCGCCGCCGAGGCGGGCCCCTCCGCGACCCGCTTCCATGAGCTGCGCCGCATCGTCACCGACCTGGCCGTCCTGGACTTCGACACCCCGGACCACCGCATCCGAATCGCCAGCGTCCACCCCGGCGTCACAGCCGAGCACGTCCGGACACAGACCGGCTTCGACCTGTGCCTCCCACCCGACATCCCGTACACCCGGGACCCGACCCCGGCCGAACTCCACCTCATCCGCGAGGTGATCGACCCCGACACCACCCGCAACCGCGAGGTGAAGCCTTGA
- a CDS encoding CoA transferase subunit A produces the protein MSKVLTLDEVAAQIEPGMTLGIGGWGSRRKPMALIRALLRTDVKDLTVISYGGADIGLLAAEGRISKLIAPFVTLDSIPLEPHFRAARQQAAFAFEEFDEAMLMWALTAAAHRLPFMPIRAGLGSDIPRTNPRLRTVTSPYDDHEELLAVPALHMDVALVHLNRADQLGNAQYLGPDPYFDDLFSEAAQRTYVSCEELVEPGDLLGTSGPQTLLLSRHNVTGVVHAPRGAHFTSCAPDYERDEPFQRAYAKAAADPAEWRVFAERFLTGSETDYQRAIASHRLYGREER, from the coding sequence ATGAGCAAGGTCCTCACCCTGGATGAGGTCGCCGCCCAGATCGAGCCCGGCATGACCCTCGGTATCGGCGGCTGGGGATCGCGCCGTAAACCCATGGCCCTCATCCGTGCCCTGCTGCGCACCGACGTCAAAGACCTCACCGTCATCAGCTACGGCGGCGCCGATATCGGACTGCTCGCCGCCGAGGGCCGGATCAGCAAGCTCATCGCCCCCTTTGTCACCCTCGACTCCATCCCCCTCGAACCGCACTTCCGAGCCGCCCGCCAACAAGCGGCCTTCGCCTTCGAAGAGTTCGACGAGGCCATGCTGATGTGGGCGCTGACCGCCGCCGCCCACCGGCTGCCCTTCATGCCGATCCGCGCCGGCCTCGGCTCCGATATCCCGCGCACCAACCCCCGCCTCCGCACGGTCACATCCCCCTATGACGACCACGAAGAACTACTGGCTGTCCCCGCCCTGCACATGGACGTCGCCCTCGTCCACCTCAACCGCGCCGACCAGCTCGGCAACGCCCAGTATCTGGGCCCCGACCCCTACTTCGACGACCTCTTCTCGGAGGCCGCCCAGCGGACCTATGTCTCCTGCGAAGAGCTGGTCGAGCCAGGCGATCTGCTCGGGACCTCCGGCCCCCAGACCCTGCTCCTCAGCCGCCACAATGTCACCGGCGTCGTACACGCCCCGCGCGGCGCGCACTTCACCAGCTGCGCCCCCGACTACGAACGGGATGAGCCCTTCCAGCGGGCCTACGCCAAGGCCGCCGCCGACCCCGCCGAGTGGCGCGTCTTCGCCGAGCGCTTTCTGACCGGCAGCGAGACGGACTACCAACGCGCCATCGCCAGCCACCGTCTCTACGGGAGGGAGGAGCGATGA
- a CDS encoding NAD(P)H-dependent flavin oxidoreductase — MKIAWKTPLTELVGIRAPIVQTGMGWVAGPRLVSAAANAGALGILASATMTLPHLRDAIREVRKRTGAPFGVNLRADASDAADRVRLLIDENVKVASFALAPSPALIARLNDAGVLVIPSVGAVRHAQKVAAWGADALIVQGSEGGGHTGQVATTVLLPQVVDAVDIPVIAAGGFFDGRGLAAALCYGAAGVAMGTRFLLTRESTVPDPVKQRYLAAAVTDITVTTKVDGLPHRMLRSEMVATLESSGRTTQLLHALRHAAAFKKHTGLSWRQLLQDARTLRHGKDLTLSQLLLAANTPMLLKAAMVDGRTDTGVMASGQVAGLIDDLPSCQEVVERTTNEARTALARIASR; from the coding sequence TTGAAGATCGCCTGGAAGACCCCCCTCACCGAGCTGGTCGGCATCCGCGCCCCCATCGTCCAGACCGGTATGGGCTGGGTGGCGGGCCCCAGGCTCGTCTCGGCGGCCGCCAACGCGGGCGCCCTCGGCATTCTCGCCTCCGCGACCATGACGCTGCCCCACCTCCGGGACGCCATCCGTGAAGTAAGGAAACGCACCGGCGCCCCCTTCGGCGTCAACCTTCGCGCGGACGCCTCCGACGCCGCCGACCGCGTCCGTTTGCTCATCGATGAGAACGTCAAGGTCGCTTCCTTCGCCCTGGCCCCCTCTCCCGCCCTCATCGCCCGCCTCAACGACGCGGGCGTCCTCGTCATCCCCTCCGTCGGCGCGGTCCGGCACGCCCAGAAGGTCGCCGCCTGGGGCGCGGACGCGTTGATCGTCCAGGGCAGCGAGGGCGGCGGCCATACGGGCCAGGTCGCCACCACCGTCCTCCTCCCCCAGGTAGTCGACGCCGTCGATATCCCGGTCATCGCGGCGGGCGGCTTCTTCGACGGCCGTGGCCTGGCAGCGGCGCTCTGCTACGGGGCGGCGGGCGTGGCGATGGGCACCCGCTTCCTTCTCACCAGGGAGTCCACGGTCCCGGACCCGGTGAAGCAGCGCTATCTGGCCGCCGCCGTCACGGACATCACCGTCACCACCAAGGTCGACGGCCTGCCACACCGGATGCTCCGCAGCGAGATGGTCGCCACCCTGGAATCCTCCGGCCGTACCACCCAGCTCCTGCACGCTTTGCGCCACGCCGCAGCCTTCAAGAAACACACCGGTCTCTCCTGGCGTCAACTGCTCCAGGACGCCCGCACCCTGCGCCACGGCAAGGACCTCACCCTCAGCCAGCTCCTGCTGGCCGCCAACACCCCCATGCTGCTCAAAGCCGCCATGGTGGACGGGCGTACGGACACGGGCGTCATGGCCTCCGGCCAGGTGGCGGGCCTCATCGACGACCTGCCGAGCTGCCAGGAGGTCGTGGAGCGCACCACCAACGAGGCGCGCACCGCACTCGCCCGTATCGCATCCCGATGA
- a CDS encoding SDR family oxidoreductase — translation MTVAVVTGGTRGVGAGIARAFQRAGADVVICARRPPGEPVGDARFLPLDVRDAGACEELCGRVAAEHGGLDVLVNNAGGTGFRLAAEGEAARHARVVELNLIAPLVMSRAAYAVMRGQSGGGSIVMIGSVSGSRPSPGTAAYGAAKAGLAHLARCLAVEWAPRVRVNTVVLGMVRTELAHLHYGDEAGVAAVAGTVPLGRLAEPEEVGEACVFLASERARYVSGAALELHGGGEQPAFLGAATVERG, via the coding sequence ATGACCGTCGCAGTCGTCACGGGCGGCACACGTGGGGTGGGCGCCGGGATCGCGCGGGCGTTTCAGCGGGCGGGTGCCGATGTGGTGATCTGTGCCCGGCGGCCGCCCGGTGAGCCGGTCGGGGACGCGCGCTTTCTGCCGCTCGATGTACGGGACGCGGGGGCGTGCGAGGAGCTGTGCGGGCGGGTGGCCGCCGAGCACGGTGGGCTTGATGTCCTGGTCAACAACGCGGGCGGAACGGGCTTTCGGCTGGCGGCGGAGGGGGAGGCGGCGCGGCACGCCCGCGTGGTTGAGCTCAATCTGATCGCGCCGCTGGTGATGTCGCGGGCCGCCTACGCGGTGATGCGGGGGCAGTCGGGGGGCGGCTCGATTGTGATGATCGGGAGCGTCAGCGGCTCCCGGCCCTCGCCGGGTACGGCCGCCTATGGGGCGGCGAAGGCGGGGCTGGCCCACCTTGCCCGCTGTCTGGCGGTCGAGTGGGCGCCACGGGTGCGGGTGAACACGGTGGTGCTCGGCATGGTGCGGACGGAGCTGGCGCATCTGCACTACGGCGATGAGGCGGGGGTTGCGGCGGTCGCCGGGACGGTTCCGCTGGGGCGGCTCGCGGAGCCGGAGGAGGTGGGGGAGGCGTGTGTCTTCCTCGCGTCGGAGCGGGCGCGGTATGTGAGCGGGGCGGCGCTGGAGTTGCATGGGGGCGGGGAGCAGCCTGCGTTTCTGGGGGCGGCGACGGTGGAGCGGGGGTAG
- a CDS encoding enoyl-CoA hydratase family protein, which translates to MGVSTSRPLDGVAVVTVDYPPVNALPVAGWYELADALRATGRDQSVRAAVLTATGRGFNAGVDIKELQRDQHTQHHTALIGANRGCYEAFAAVYECEVPVIAAVHGYCLGGGIGLIGNADAIVASEDATFGLPELDRGALGAATHLSRLLPPHLMRTLYYTGQRLTARELDRHGALWRLVDNPGHLLDTALELASQIAAKDGCLLRLAKEAINGIDPIDVRRSYRYEQGFTFEASLSGVADRHRDAFASQGERR; encoded by the coding sequence ATGGGTGTCTCCACCTCCCGCCCCCTCGATGGCGTCGCCGTCGTCACCGTCGACTACCCGCCCGTCAACGCCCTCCCGGTAGCGGGCTGGTACGAGCTCGCCGACGCGCTCCGCGCCACAGGCCGCGATCAGTCCGTCCGCGCCGCCGTGCTGACCGCCACCGGACGGGGCTTCAATGCGGGCGTCGACATCAAGGAGCTACAGCGCGACCAGCACACCCAGCACCACACCGCCCTGATCGGCGCGAACCGGGGCTGCTACGAGGCGTTCGCCGCCGTCTACGAGTGCGAGGTACCGGTCATCGCCGCCGTACACGGCTACTGCCTGGGCGGCGGCATCGGCCTGATCGGCAACGCCGACGCCATCGTCGCCAGCGAGGACGCCACCTTCGGCCTGCCCGAGCTGGACCGGGGCGCGCTCGGTGCGGCCACCCACCTCTCCCGGCTGCTGCCCCCGCATCTGATGCGCACCCTCTACTACACCGGGCAACGCCTCACCGCCCGGGAGCTGGACCGCCATGGCGCACTCTGGCGACTTGTCGACAATCCCGGCCATCTCCTCGACACCGCCCTGGAGCTGGCCAGCCAGATCGCCGCCAAGGACGGCTGTCTGCTGCGCCTCGCCAAGGAGGCCATCAACGGCATCGACCCCATCGACGTTCGCCGCAGCTACCGCTATGAGCAGGGCTTCACCTTCGAGGCCAGCCTCTCCGGCGTCGCCGACCGGCACCGCGACGCCTTCGCATCGCAGGGGGAACGCAGATGA
- a CDS encoding fic family toxin-antitoxin system, toxin component, whose protein sequence is MTPIDLPQLLSVAETLPRDPQVDDLGMLTCACDRMSAVALEREVYPTLRYKAAALLEQLARHDALEHSNNQFAWLAVREYARINGYRLEAEPKEALALVLGVRNYEVTMRESARTLSSWWQSID, encoded by the coding sequence GTGACCCCCATCGACCTGCCCCAGCTGCTGTCTGTCGCCGAAACGCTGCCCAGGGATCCCCAGGTCGATGACCTGGGGATGTTGACCTGCGCCTGTGATCGCATGTCGGCGGTCGCTCTGGAGCGTGAGGTATATCCCACTCTCCGCTACAAAGCGGCCGCGCTGCTGGAGCAGTTGGCCCGGCATGACGCTCTTGAACACAGCAACAACCAGTTCGCGTGGCTGGCAGTGCGGGAATACGCACGGATCAACGGCTACCGGCTGGAGGCCGAGCCAAAGGAGGCTCTGGCTCTAGTGCTGGGTGTTCGAAACTATGAGGTCACGATGCGGGAGAGTGCCAGGACCCTTTCCTCCTGGTGGCAATCGATCGATTGA